Proteins encoded by one window of Blautia argi:
- a CDS encoding acyl-[acyl-carrier-protein] thioesterase yields MKYSFDSRVRYSEIGEDRHLTLNGIINYFQDCSTFHSESLGVGMDFLSKKKQAWVLSAWQIVVERYPELCENIKVSTWAYDFKHFLGSRNFTMEDAEENLLAYANTYWTLLDMESGRPVSIDERQIQAYGKEERLNMEYAPRKIKKPDTCKEYPSFTVRPHHLDTNHHVNNGQYILMAQEYLPRDFKVRQMRAEYKNQAKLGDQMIPRMHEEQGIYTVVLDSPAGDTYAIVELK; encoded by the coding sequence ATGAAATATTCTTTTGACAGCAGAGTCCGTTACAGCGAAATCGGGGAGGACAGACACCTGACGCTGAATGGCATTATTAATTACTTTCAGGACTGCAGTACCTTTCATTCCGAATCCCTGGGTGTGGGTATGGACTTTCTGAGCAAAAAAAAACAGGCATGGGTACTGTCTGCCTGGCAGATTGTGGTTGAACGATACCCGGAACTGTGCGAAAATATAAAGGTATCAACCTGGGCTTATGATTTTAAACATTTTCTGGGCAGCCGAAATTTTACCATGGAAGATGCTGAGGAGAATTTGCTTGCCTATGCCAATACATACTGGACTTTGCTGGATATGGAGAGCGGTCGTCCGGTTTCTATTGATGAAAGGCAGATTCAGGCGTACGGGAAAGAAGAAAGACTGAATATGGAGTATGCGCCGAGAAAAATCAAAAAGCCGGATACCTGTAAGGAATATCCATCCTTTACAGTAAGACCGCATCATCTGGATACCAATCACCATGTAAATAACGGACAGTATATTCTCATGGCACAGGAATATCTTCCACGGGATTTTAAGGTAAGGCAGATGCGGGCAGAATATAAAAATCAGGCTAAGCTGGGAGATCAGATGATTCCCAGAATGCATGAGGAGCAGGGGATTTATACGGTTGTACTGGATAGCCCTGCAGGGGATACTTATGCAATCGTTGAGTTAAAATAG
- a CDS encoding acyltransferase family protein has translation MPLLTHISYIFDACVPIYLFCSGYGLYRSEESGSSMKKRVQRILKLLIRFWIIMILTCCVGYALGMKERFPGSLLNFILNVCLIKNSYVGAFWFVQTYTILALLSGGIFKWIRKYSYWIILPISFVLYISAFGMEYLVLGRIDMEVLGLLLNALMLFLRSQFSFVVGMILAKEDILEHCKFLSKIRKNPILPWLFLILIIIVRANLRHMIFAPFSAFALIVLFGTYHWGKAGEKTLLFFGKHSTNMWLTHMQFYMIFTPTLVFASRNVFVIMLTLVGLSLAASYVVDWIYTILQKKIPI, from the coding sequence GTGCCTCTTTTAACCCACATATCCTACATATTTGATGCCTGTGTTCCTATTTATCTTTTTTGCAGTGGATATGGTCTGTACAGAAGTGAGGAATCAGGCAGCAGCATGAAGAAGAGAGTTCAGAGAATTTTGAAATTGTTGATTCGTTTCTGGATTATCATGATTCTTACCTGTTGCGTAGGATATGCTCTTGGAATGAAGGAGAGATTTCCGGGAAGCCTTTTGAATTTTATTTTGAATGTATGTCTGATTAAAAACAGCTATGTGGGAGCATTCTGGTTTGTACAGACCTATACTATATTGGCGTTGTTATCCGGGGGTATCTTTAAATGGATTAGAAAGTATTCCTATTGGATTATCTTGCCAATTTCCTTTGTACTTTATATTAGCGCATTTGGAATGGAATATTTAGTTTTGGGACGAATTGACATGGAAGTATTAGGACTTCTGTTAAATGCCCTGATGCTTTTCTTACGTTCACAGTTTTCCTTTGTGGTGGGAATGATTTTGGCAAAAGAAGATATACTGGAACATTGTAAATTCTTATCAAAAATCAGAAAGAATCCGATATTGCCGTGGCTATTTTTGATACTTATAATTATAGTGAGAGCAAATTTACGCCATATGATATTTGCACCGTTTTCTGCATTTGCGTTAATTGTGTTGTTTGGAACGTATCATTGGGGAAAAGCCGGAGAAAAAACACTGTTGTTCTTTGGTAAACATTCCACCAACATGTGGCTGACACACATGCAGTTTTATATGATATTTACGCCCACTTTAGTATTTGCCTCAAGAAATGTGTTTGTGATTATGTTGACTCTTGTGGGGCTGTCATTGGCAGCGTCTTATGTGGTAGACTGGATTTATACTATACTGCAAAAGAAAATACCAATCTGA
- a CDS encoding CvfB family protein yields the protein MIKLGVKQELTVVKIVDFGVYLGESQQAEDKDTVLLPGKQVPEGIKKGEKLSVFIYRDSSDRLIATVRVPKIALGQIGVLKVAQTSRIGAFLDWGLEKDLFLPYKEQTKKLHEGEEVLVALYIDKSSRLCATMKVYHYLQTDSPYAQGDNVTGVVYEISDNFGVFVAVDYKYSALIPKQEAQGNYKVGDELSCRITAVREDGKLTLSAKQKAYIQLHEDAESVYEIIQEFEGELPFDDKAAPEVIQREFGLSKNAFKRAVGHLLKEKKIELKNGKIYAL from the coding sequence ATGATAAAATTAGGAGTAAAGCAGGAACTGACAGTTGTAAAAATCGTGGATTTCGGTGTGTATCTGGGAGAGAGCCAGCAGGCAGAGGATAAGGATACAGTACTTTTGCCGGGAAAACAGGTACCGGAGGGCATCAAAAAGGGAGAAAAGCTTTCCGTATTTATTTACCGGGATTCTTCTGACCGTCTGATTGCCACAGTAAGAGTACCCAAAATTGCTCTGGGACAGATTGGAGTTTTAAAGGTAGCACAGACCAGCCGCATCGGTGCGTTTCTGGACTGGGGTCTGGAGAAAGATTTGTTTCTTCCCTATAAAGAACAGACGAAAAAGCTGCATGAGGGAGAAGAGGTGCTGGTGGCGCTTTACATTGACAAGAGCAGCCGTCTGTGTGCCACAATGAAGGTATACCATTATCTGCAGACAGATTCTCCTTATGCACAGGGAGATAACGTAACTGGTGTGGTATATGAAATCAGTGATAATTTCGGTGTGTTTGTAGCTGTGGATTACAAATATTCTGCGCTGATTCCAAAGCAGGAGGCACAGGGCAATTATAAGGTAGGCGATGAACTGAGTTGCAGAATCACAGCTGTAAGGGAAGACGGAAAGCTAACGCTCAGCGCAAAGCAAAAGGCGTACATTCAGCTTCATGAAGATGCAGAAAGCGTATACGAAATCATTCAGGAATTTGAAGGAGAGCTGCCCTTTGATGACAAGGCGGCCCCGGAGGTGATTCAAAGAGAGTTCGGACTGAGCAAAAATGCCTTTAAACGCGCAGTGGGACATCTTTTGAAGGAAAAGAAGATAGAGCTGAAAAACGGAAAAATTTATGCGTTGTAG
- a CDS encoding VanZ family protein, whose amino-acid sequence MNELWANFLGYLSLYRSYIIPVFVLGIFLTAIVWVLMKKRSTKYTENPFRTLFCSCVLSLSVAVIIIMTLYGRTQGTEFAFRLRLFGSYIEAFGNKNIEILLQIIMNIVMFVPVGLFLPCCFQKFEKNRFVLLGALILSGTIELIQGITKIGMFEFDDILGNVLGAEIGFGIYWILSRSFRKVKLGRRGNSNEKNKS is encoded by the coding sequence ATGAATGAGTTATGGGCGAATTTTTTGGGATATTTATCGCTATATAGAAGTTATATTATTCCGGTTTTCGTATTGGGAATTTTCCTCACAGCCATAGTTTGGGTTTTGATGAAAAAACGCAGTACAAAGTATACAGAAAATCCTTTCAGAACTTTATTTTGCAGCTGTGTTCTTTCTCTTTCTGTTGCAGTAATTATAATTATGACACTTTATGGGCGGACTCAGGGAACAGAGTTCGCCTTTCGCCTTCGCTTGTTTGGTTCGTATATAGAAGCCTTTGGCAATAAGAACATAGAGATTCTGCTTCAAATTATTATGAATATCGTGATGTTTGTTCCTGTTGGTCTTTTTTTGCCCTGTTGCTTTCAGAAGTTTGAGAAAAATCGTTTTGTACTTTTGGGGGCGTTAATTTTATCAGGAACTATTGAACTAATCCAGGGCATAACAAAAATAGGAATGTTTGAGTTTGATGATATTCTGGGAAATGTACTGGGGGCAGAGATTGGATTTGGGATTTATTGGATATTGAGCAGAAGTTTCAGGAAGGTAAAATTGGGAAGAAGAGGAAACTCAAATGAGAAAAATAAAAGTTGA
- a CDS encoding glycosyltransferase family 2 protein, with protein sequence MKPILTIHTATYNRAYILEKAYRSLQKQTVMNFEWLITDDGSTDGTEILVEGWIKENNPFHIRYIKLKHEGLIRAVNHAISIANGKYYFRLDSDDCLRFDAVEKIVQRINEIDDKEDFVAVGFVRVTEDGQPLKKVWPKVNEKGFVDCTNLERKKYDLDADMCEAYKTEIMQKYKFPVWEGEMFAPEQLQSDKLAMLGYKIRWYNEGIYICEYQEEGLTKGNWNLLRKNKMGYAMLSNMQVLTNQCFKEKFKAAGQHIALSIVAGYPSYILKSNKRWLTLLALPYGILLSFRRREQFKWDDPVNKRNLS encoded by the coding sequence ATGAAGCCGATTTTAACCATACATACAGCAACATACAATCGTGCATATATTTTAGAGAAAGCATACCGTTCTTTACAAAAGCAGACGGTAATGAATTTTGAATGGTTAATTACAGACGATGGTTCTACTGATGGGACAGAAATATTAGTGGAAGGTTGGATAAAAGAAAACAATCCATTTCATATCAGATACATTAAATTAAAACATGAGGGGCTGATTAGAGCTGTAAATCATGCAATTTCTATTGCAAATGGTAAATATTATTTTCGACTAGATTCGGACGATTGCTTACGTTTTGATGCAGTTGAGAAAATAGTTCAAAGGATAAATGAAATTGATGATAAAGAAGATTTTGTGGCAGTAGGGTTTGTTCGTGTCACAGAAGATGGGCAACCATTGAAAAAGGTATGGCCGAAAGTGAACGAAAAAGGATTTGTAGATTGCACTAATTTAGAACGGAAAAAGTATGATTTAGATGCAGATATGTGTGAAGCATATAAGACAGAAATTATGCAAAAGTATAAGTTTCCAGTATGGGAAGGTGAAATGTTTGCACCAGAGCAACTACAATCTGATAAATTAGCGATGTTGGGATACAAGATTCGCTGGTACAATGAAGGCATCTATATTTGTGAATATCAGGAAGAAGGGCTTACAAAAGGAAATTGGAATCTATTAAGAAAAAATAAGATGGGATATGCCATGTTGAGTAATATGCAGGTGTTAACTAATCAATGTTTTAAAGAGAAATTTAAAGCAGCAGGACAGCATATAGCTTTATCAATTGTGGCGGGATACCCATCCTATATTTTAAAGAGTAATAAAAGATGGCTTACTTTGTTAGCATTGCCTTACGGGATATTATTGAGTTTTAGACGGAGAGAGCAGTTTAAGTGGGATGACCCTGTAAACAAAAGAAACTTATCATAG
- a CDS encoding acyltransferase, whose protein sequence is MKEPIMKVKRNYGIDMLRLIAMFFVVILHVLGHGGAMKNATGYNYNVSSLLLIVAYCAVNCYAIISGYVGYKEEGNYHYTKYLKFWIPVFFYSVGITIIFYVINSGSVGIKEIIWAFFPVTTYEYWYVNAYTALFFLIPWINRLIQNITEKELNRLIFVLFMVFSVYLTFSTWFADTFTLGGGYDFAWLIILYIVGAWIKKNRINEKWRVSSWGIMITICIAVTWLWETFAPVAKRLFVSYISVTIVLIAVGMVAIFSRLQLSSKMISIVRFFSPAAFGVYLIHTQTWVWRGLISDRFSWIANYKTYRIPFIVVGCAGGIFIICLLIEKLRLVLFEILKINRLIQILERRLDSVLNKCFNKIGG, encoded by the coding sequence ATGAAAGAACCTATTATGAAAGTGAAACGTAATTACGGAATAGATATGCTCCGTTTAATAGCAATGTTTTTTGTTGTAATACTCCATGTATTAGGGCATGGTGGAGCAATGAAAAATGCAACGGGATATAACTATAATGTAAGTAGCCTTTTGTTAATAGTGGCATATTGTGCAGTAAATTGTTATGCCATTATCAGTGGATATGTTGGTTATAAAGAAGAAGGCAATTATCATTACACAAAATATTTGAAATTTTGGATTCCCGTTTTTTTCTATAGCGTGGGAATCACAATTATTTTTTATGTTATAAATTCCGGAAGTGTTGGTATTAAAGAGATTATATGGGCTTTTTTTCCTGTTACTACATATGAATATTGGTATGTGAATGCATATACGGCTTTATTTTTCTTAATACCGTGGATCAATAGATTAATACAAAATATTACTGAAAAAGAATTAAATAGATTGATATTTGTGCTGTTTATGGTTTTTTCTGTGTATCTGACATTTTCTACTTGGTTTGCAGATACATTTACACTCGGGGGGGGATATGATTTTGCCTGGCTTATAATCTTATATATTGTAGGTGCATGGATAAAGAAAAATAGAATTAATGAAAAATGGCGTGTATCATCTTGGGGTATTATGATTACTATTTGTATAGCAGTAACATGGCTGTGGGAAACATTTGCTCCGGTTGCTAAGCGGCTTTTTGTATCCTATATTAGTGTTACAATTGTTTTAATAGCAGTTGGAATGGTAGCAATATTTTCAAGACTTCAATTAAGTTCAAAAATGATTTCTATAGTACGTTTCTTTTCACCAGCAGCTTTTGGTGTTTACTTAATACATACACAGACTTGGGTATGGAGGGGACTTATATCTGATAGATTTTCTTGGATTGCAAATTATAAGACATATAGGATTCCTTTTATTGTAGTAGGATGTGCAGGCGGAATTTTTATAATATGCCTTTTAATTGAAAAATTAAGACTTGTCTTGTTTGAAATTCTAAAAATCAATCGATTGATACAAATTTTGGAGAGAAGGTTGGATTCAGTATTGAATAAATGCTTTAATAAAATTGGTGGATAA